The following are from one region of the Stenotrophomonas lactitubi genome:
- a CDS encoding energy transducer TonB family protein — protein MDAAPAVLAPPPREAQRLGATIALSVLVHALLILGVGFAVKGDAPLVPTLEVIFSQTRTALTPKQADFLAAASQEGGGEHDRAQRPRDNQAGIVPQAQSGISPVPQQQQSAAPVPPPQARVVSSRNGQDTVALAQSRPTPLQPTPDAPLTAREQRDAEMARLAAEVHLRSAQYAKRPNRKFVSASTREYAYANYLRAWVDRAEQVGNLNYPDEARQRRLGGQVVISVGVRRDGSVESSRILRSSGTPLLDEAALRVIQLAQPFPPLPNSDDQIDILQVTRTWVFLPGGELRDDR, from the coding sequence ATGGATGCCGCACCTGCCGTCCTCGCCCCGCCGCCGCGCGAAGCGCAGCGGCTGGGAGCCACCATCGCCCTGTCGGTGCTGGTGCACGCCCTGCTGATCCTCGGGGTCGGTTTTGCCGTGAAAGGCGATGCGCCACTGGTGCCGACCCTGGAAGTGATCTTCAGCCAGACCCGCACCGCGTTGACCCCGAAGCAAGCGGATTTCCTGGCCGCCGCCAGCCAGGAGGGCGGTGGCGAACATGATCGTGCGCAGCGCCCACGCGACAACCAGGCCGGCATCGTGCCGCAGGCGCAGTCCGGCATCAGCCCGGTACCGCAGCAGCAACAGTCGGCAGCACCGGTGCCGCCACCGCAGGCGCGCGTGGTCAGCAGCCGCAATGGCCAGGACACGGTGGCCCTGGCGCAGTCGCGCCCTACCCCGTTGCAGCCCACGCCGGATGCACCATTGACCGCACGCGAACAGCGCGATGCCGAGATGGCGCGGCTGGCGGCGGAAGTGCACCTGCGTTCGGCGCAGTACGCCAAGCGCCCGAACCGGAAATTCGTTTCGGCCAGTACGCGCGAATACGCCTACGCCAATTACCTTCGCGCGTGGGTGGACCGCGCAGAGCAGGTCGGCAACCTGAACTACCCCGACGAAGCGCGGCAGCGCCGGCTGGGCGGGCAGGTGGTGATCAGCGTGGGGGTACGCCGCGATGGCAGCGTGGAAAGCAGCCGCATCCTGCGCTCCAGCGGCACGCCCCTGCTTGATGAGGCGGCGCTGCGGGTGATCCAGCTGGCGCAGCCGTTCCCGCCGTTGCCCAACAGCGACGATCAGATCGACATTCTGCAGGTCACGCGCACGTGGGTGTTCCTGCCGGGCGGCGAACTGCGCGACGACCGGTAA
- the tsaB gene encoding tRNA (adenosine(37)-N6)-threonylcarbamoyltransferase complex dimerization subunit type 1 TsaB encodes MKLLAFETATEACSVALHVDGQVLERFEIAPRRHAELSLPWAEELLAEAGISRRQLDGIALSRGPGAFTGVRLAIALAQGIALALDRPLLPVSTLQVLALRAPMEEKQILSAIDARMGELYVARFERVDGLPVARDAERVCVPAAVSLPEDASVYGVGTGFAAAEGALVAQLGAGLHRFDATALPHAADVLALAVPAFARGEGIAAEKVEPAYLRDNVALTLVEQQAARAAKAKANG; translated from the coding sequence ATGAAACTGCTCGCCTTTGAAACCGCCACCGAAGCCTGTTCCGTAGCCCTGCATGTCGATGGGCAGGTACTGGAACGCTTCGAGATCGCCCCCCGCCGGCATGCCGAACTGAGTCTGCCTTGGGCGGAGGAGCTGCTGGCCGAGGCCGGCATCAGCCGCCGCCAGCTGGACGGCATCGCGCTCAGTCGTGGTCCCGGTGCGTTCACCGGCGTGCGCCTGGCGATCGCCTTGGCACAGGGCATCGCGCTGGCGCTGGATCGCCCGTTGCTGCCGGTGTCGACGCTGCAGGTGCTGGCACTGCGCGCGCCGATGGAAGAAAAGCAGATCCTGTCGGCGATCGATGCGCGGATGGGCGAGTTGTACGTGGCACGTTTCGAGCGCGTGGATGGACTGCCGGTGGCGCGTGATGCCGAGCGCGTATGCGTACCGGCGGCGGTGTCGTTGCCGGAAGACGCATCCGTCTACGGGGTCGGCACCGGTTTTGCCGCGGCGGAGGGCGCGCTGGTCGCGCAGCTGGGTGCGGGTCTGCACCGCTTCGATGCGACGGCGCTGCCGCATGCAGCAGATGTGCTGGCACTGGCGGTGCCGGCGTTCGCACGCGGCGAAGGCATTGCTGCGGAGAAGGTCGAGCCGGCGTACCTGCGTGACAACGTGGCGCTGACGCTGGTCGAGCAGCAGGCTGCGCGGGCCGCGAAGGCGAAAGCCAACGGCTGA
- a CDS encoding ATP-dependent DNA helicase, with the protein MSDLVHASREALSEGGALASHLDAFVPRPAQLRLTEAIAASMQQRDLLLAEAGTGTGKTFAYLVPVLLSGMRTIISTGTRALQDQLYHRDLPRVRQALGVGLRSALLKGRSNYLCRYRLQQARGEPRFSSPEQAAQFQRILAWSGRSDSGDIAELDGLADDSPLLPMVTSTVDNCLGNECPFWDDCFVVRARQRAQAADLVVVNHHLLLADLALKQEGFGELLPGAQAFVIDEAHQLPELAAQFFGEGFGMRPWQELGRDCLVEARGVGGAQSALQEPVDHLQQALSALRAAMEGLPARGTQWRALAMPQVREGFDAVMSSLVVLEQALQPLREAAAGLDACHARAREAISRLGRWLGDEEPALDFDADPAETSAAAGDVLWYELTPRGFRCQRTPMDVSAPLREHRERSHAAWIFTSATLTVGGGFEHIATRLGLDDPQTLVQPSPFNWPEQALCYLPENLPDPAARGFGTALIQVLRPVLQASQGRAFLLFASHRALREAAEALRDGPWPLFVQGEAPRATLLQRFRESGNGVLLGSASFREGVDVVGEALSVVVIDKLPFATPDDPVYEARLEAIRTQGGNPFRDEQLPQAVIALKQGVGRLIRSETDRGVLVLCDPRLLNRGYGKVFLQSLPPFRRTRALADVQAFFAPQWGPVADAAAPTAAVAGPEPAPGATFPLF; encoded by the coding sequence ATGTCCGACCTTGTCCATGCCAGCCGCGAAGCCCTCAGCGAAGGCGGCGCGCTCGCCTCCCATCTGGATGCATTCGTCCCGCGTCCTGCGCAGCTGCGCCTGACCGAGGCCATTGCCGCGTCGATGCAGCAGCGCGACCTGCTGCTCGCCGAAGCCGGTACCGGCACCGGCAAGACCTTTGCCTATCTGGTGCCGGTGCTGCTGTCCGGAATGCGCACCATCATTTCCACCGGTACCCGCGCGCTGCAGGACCAGCTCTATCACCGTGACCTGCCGCGCGTGCGCCAGGCGCTGGGCGTCGGCCTGCGCAGTGCCTTGCTGAAGGGACGCAGCAATTACCTGTGCCGCTATCGCCTGCAGCAGGCACGCGGTGAACCGCGATTCTCCAGCCCCGAACAGGCGGCACAGTTCCAGCGCATCCTGGCCTGGTCTGGCCGCTCGGATTCGGGCGATATCGCTGAACTCGATGGCCTGGCCGATGACTCGCCGCTGCTGCCGATGGTCACCTCCACCGTCGACAACTGCCTGGGCAACGAGTGTCCCTTCTGGGATGACTGCTTCGTCGTGCGTGCCCGCCAGCGTGCTCAGGCCGCCGACCTGGTCGTGGTCAACCACCATCTGCTGCTCGCCGATCTCGCGCTGAAGCAGGAGGGCTTCGGTGAGCTGTTGCCCGGCGCGCAGGCCTTCGTCATCGACGAGGCCCATCAGCTGCCCGAGCTGGCCGCGCAGTTCTTCGGCGAGGGCTTCGGCATGCGCCCCTGGCAGGAGCTGGGCCGTGACTGTCTGGTTGAAGCGCGCGGCGTGGGTGGCGCGCAGTCGGCATTGCAGGAACCGGTCGATCATCTGCAGCAGGCCTTGTCTGCGCTGCGTGCTGCGATGGAAGGCTTGCCCGCGCGCGGTACGCAGTGGCGGGCGTTGGCGATGCCGCAGGTACGCGAGGGTTTCGATGCGGTGATGTCCAGCCTGGTGGTGCTGGAGCAGGCATTGCAACCGTTGCGCGAAGCCGCTGCCGGCCTGGATGCCTGCCATGCGCGCGCGCGCGAGGCGATTTCGCGGCTGGGCCGTTGGCTGGGCGATGAAGAACCCGCGCTCGACTTCGATGCCGATCCCGCCGAAACGAGCGCCGCCGCCGGCGACGTGCTCTGGTACGAGTTGACCCCGCGCGGTTTCCGCTGCCAGCGCACGCCGATGGATGTGTCCGCGCCGCTGCGCGAACATCGCGAGCGCAGTCATGCTGCATGGATTTTCACCTCGGCCACGCTGACCGTTGGCGGCGGCTTCGAGCACATCGCCACGCGCCTGGGCCTGGACGATCCGCAGACACTGGTGCAGCCCAGCCCGTTCAACTGGCCCGAGCAGGCACTGTGCTATCTGCCTGAAAATCTGCCGGATCCGGCCGCACGCGGTTTCGGAACCGCATTGATCCAGGTGCTGCGCCCGGTGCTGCAGGCGTCGCAGGGCAGGGCGTTCCTGTTGTTCGCTTCGCATCGTGCGCTGCGCGAAGCAGCCGAGGCATTGCGTGATGGACCCTGGCCGCTGTTCGTGCAGGGCGAAGCGCCGCGCGCGACCCTGCTGCAGCGTTTCCGTGAATCCGGCAATGGCGTGCTGCTGGGATCGGCCAGCTTCCGCGAGGGCGTGGATGTGGTCGGCGAGGCATTGAGCGTGGTGGTGATCGACAAGCTGCCTTTCGCCACGCCCGATGATCCGGTGTATGAGGCGCGGCTGGAAGCAATACGTACCCAGGGCGGCAATCCGTTCCGCGACGAGCAGTTGCCGCAGGCGGTCATTGCCCTGAAGCAGGGCGTTGGCCGCCTGATCCGCAGCGAGACCGACCGCGGCGTGCTGGTGCTGTGCGACCCGCGTCTGCTCAACCGTGGCTATGGCAAGGTCTTCCTGCAGTCGCTGCCGCCGTTCCGGCGAACCCGGGCACTGGCCGATGTGCAGGCCTTCTTTGCGCCACAATGGGGCCCCGTGGCAGATGCCGCAGCCCCGACCGCCGCCGTGGCGGGCCCGGAGCCGGCCCCCGGTGCCACGTTCCCCCTGTTCTGA
- the mrcB gene encoding penicillin-binding protein 1B: MPRRYDSDDIDDFDDDDQQDTGPLWRRRLITWSMAAVALGLGFLIPYTLYLNQQVTQRFGELRWQIPTRVYARPLVLIPGKAMDAATLKTELAASAYRDDGQGKEPATYAVQGGRFVISSRGYNDVDGQVAARRVELSLSGGSIASLRDADSRKALKAARMDPARIATLYGQKQEERRLIRMNEAPDLLVTGLQAVEDKDFNRHHGIDLSGIARAVWVTVRSGGQSRQGASTLTQQLARSGLLGIGKEQTYTRKFNEVLYALIMEARYDKRTIFEAYLNQVYLGQRGSQAIHGMSSGAEFWFGRDLSSLETEQIALLIGLVKGPSYYDPRRNPERALDRRNFVLGKLHEATLIDDAEYQRALKAPLGVPKTPGLVAANRFPAYVDLVRRQLGHDYPESALQGAGLSVMSGMSPSAQAYAEGAVTRTIKSLESKRRPELQAGLVMTDVHNGDVVAVIGSREVSEVGFNRAIEAQRPVGSLLKPFVYLLALAQPDRYSLASWVDDSPVTVQLSRGRNWNPGNADNRSHGTVRLIDALAHSYNQATVRVGMQVGPERVTQLIHVLAGIKAEPNPAVILGSTDQSPYAMAQLYQFLASGGEIQPLHAVRGVLDPQGKLLKRYDKTPAPAQEGDSIAANLISIGLQQVVASGTAQRLNADGLGRLQPAGKTGTTNDGRDSWYAGYTGDHLAVIWMGNDQNEQAGLYGATGAMRVWSGIFQRLPTAPLKVSNKGLDWQPVAATGTNSTDEGCPGARRFPFVVGYAPAYEPCAPAAVPDAQGGAEGEGGGWRSWFGLDRKPEPATEPAAAPAAATPPPSR; this comes from the coding sequence GTGCCCCGACGCTACGATTCAGACGATATCGACGATTTCGACGACGACGACCAGCAGGACACCGGTCCGCTCTGGCGCCGCCGGCTGATCACCTGGAGCATGGCGGCGGTCGCGTTGGGATTGGGTTTCCTGATCCCCTATACGCTGTACCTGAACCAACAGGTGACGCAACGTTTCGGTGAACTGCGCTGGCAGATCCCGACGCGCGTCTATGCACGCCCGCTGGTGCTGATACCCGGCAAGGCGATGGATGCGGCGACCCTGAAGACCGAGCTGGCCGCCTCGGCCTATCGCGATGATGGCCAGGGCAAGGAACCGGCAACCTATGCGGTGCAGGGCGGCCGCTTCGTCATCTCCAGCCGCGGCTACAACGATGTCGACGGCCAGGTCGCGGCGCGTCGGGTCGAGCTGTCGCTGTCCGGCGGCAGCATCGCCTCGCTGCGCGACGCCGACAGCCGCAAGGCGCTGAAGGCGGCCCGCATGGATCCTGCGCGCATCGCCACGCTGTATGGGCAGAAGCAGGAAGAGCGCCGCCTGATCCGCATGAACGAGGCCCCGGACCTGTTGGTCACTGGCCTGCAGGCGGTCGAGGACAAGGATTTCAACCGCCATCACGGCATCGATCTGTCCGGCATCGCGCGCGCGGTCTGGGTGACGGTCCGTTCCGGCGGGCAGAGCCGGCAGGGCGCTTCCACCCTGACCCAGCAGCTGGCCCGCAGTGGCCTGCTGGGTATCGGCAAGGAACAGACCTATACCCGCAAGTTCAACGAAGTGCTGTATGCGTTGATCATGGAAGCGCGCTATGACAAGCGCACCATCTTCGAGGCCTACCTCAACCAGGTGTATCTGGGCCAGCGCGGCAGCCAGGCGATCCACGGCATGTCCTCCGGTGCCGAGTTCTGGTTCGGGCGCGATCTTTCCTCGCTGGAAACCGAGCAGATCGCGCTGTTGATCGGCCTGGTCAAGGGGCCGTCGTACTACGACCCGCGCCGCAATCCCGAGCGTGCGCTGGACCGTCGCAACTTCGTGCTGGGCAAGCTGCACGAGGCGACCCTGATCGATGATGCCGAGTACCAGCGTGCGTTGAAGGCGCCGCTGGGCGTGCCCAAGACCCCGGGCCTGGTGGCAGCCAACCGCTTCCCCGCCTACGTCGACCTGGTGCGTCGTCAGCTTGGCCACGACTATCCGGAATCTGCCCTGCAGGGCGCCGGCCTGAGCGTGATGAGCGGCATGTCGCCGTCCGCGCAGGCCTATGCCGAAGGCGCGGTCACGCGCACCATCAAGTCGCTGGAAAGCAAGCGTCGGCCCGAGCTGCAGGCCGGCCTGGTGATGACCGACGTGCACAACGGTGACGTGGTGGCGGTGATCGGCAGCCGCGAAGTATCCGAGGTCGGCTTCAACCGCGCCATCGAGGCGCAGCGCCCGGTCGGCTCGCTGCTCAAGCCGTTCGTGTACCTGTTGGCACTCGCGCAGCCGGACCGTTATTCGCTGGCCAGCTGGGTCGACGATTCGCCGGTGACCGTGCAGCTCAGCCGTGGCCGCAACTGGAACCCCGGCAATGCGGACAACCGCAGCCATGGCACCGTGCGCCTGATCGACGCGCTGGCCCATTCCTACAACCAGGCCACGGTACGCGTGGGCATGCAGGTTGGCCCGGAGCGGGTGACCCAGTTGATCCATGTGCTGGCTGGCATCAAGGCCGAGCCGAATCCGGCGGTGATCCTCGGCTCGACTGACCAGAGCCCGTACGCGATGGCGCAGCTGTACCAGTTCCTGGCATCGGGCGGCGAGATCCAGCCGCTGCACGCGGTGCGTGGCGTCCTTGATCCGCAGGGCAAGCTGCTCAAGCGCTACGACAAGACGCCTGCACCGGCACAGGAAGGTGACTCCATCGCCGCCAACCTGATCAGCATCGGCCTGCAGCAGGTGGTGGCCAGCGGTACCGCGCAACGCTTGAATGCCGATGGCCTGGGCCGCCTGCAGCCGGCCGGCAAGACCGGCACCACCAACGATGGCCGCGACAGCTGGTATGCGGGTTATACCGGCGACCATCTGGCGGTGATCTGGATGGGCAACGACCAGAACGAACAGGCGGGTCTGTACGGCGCCACCGGTGCGATGCGGGTGTGGTCGGGCATCTTCCAGCGCCTGCCGACCGCGCCGTTGAAGGTCAGCAACAAGGGCCTTGACTGGCAACCGGTTGCGGCGACCGGTACCAACAGTACCGACGAGGGCTGCCCGGGCGCGCGGCGGTTCCCGTTCGTGGTCGGCTACGCGCCGGCTTACGAGCCGTGTGCACCGGCCGCCGTGCCGGACGCGCAGGGTGGTGCCGAAGGCGAGGGCGGCGGCTGGCGCAGCTGGTTCGGCCTCGACCGTAAACCGGAACCCGCCACTGAACCTGCCGCAGCACCCGCTGCAGCGACTCCTCCTCCAAGCCGATGA
- a CDS encoding glycosyltransferase gives MAMSLAEIRYLINRLTGLARRSLASLRTRGWRATWQRIRVHSQRAVPAPRKPLYLPPAQPFAPFTVPTSDTPDVSIVIPVYNHVDHTLACLRALAAHPPSVPCEILVVDDGSSDATVQWMPQISGLRYEVRERNGGFIEACNDGVSRTRGRYVVLLNNDTVPQPGWLEALLDTFATVADAGLVGSQLLYPDGRLQESGGVIFADGSGWSYGRFEAADDPRFASLRDVDYCSGAALMLPRALWQQLGGFDTRYKPAYYEDTDLAFRVRAQGLRVLVQPASRVIHDEGTSNGTDTGSGVKAYQVRNQGVFAARWAAELASHPKVGAVPSPALLLRGRRQVLILDEEVPRPERDSGSLRQVNLIRLLLQGGAHVVFVPTRREHGGVATEALQRMGVEVWYTPFLDGVAGWLRSHGTRFNVVMMVRHHVANECLPLLKRYAPQARTVFDTVDLHYLRERRGAEVAGDAGLLRNAERTRASELAVMDRCDITVLVSAAEREQLQADAPQVRVELISNLHEVAGAGAPFAQRHDLVFVGGFRHPPNLDAMEWFIGDVFPRIRGALPQVRLHCIGAGAPDTLQALAANQPGVVMHGFVEDIVPYMDGARIAIAPLRFGAGVKGKINLSMAHGQPVVGTTCAVEGMHLRAGQDVLVADDATGFADAVVRLYQDPVLWQQLAAAGLANVAEHFSLDAASATVQRVFFD, from the coding sequence ATGGCGATGTCCCTGGCCGAAATCCGCTACCTGATCAATCGCCTGACCGGGCTGGCCCGCCGCAGCCTGGCCAGCCTGCGCACCCGCGGCTGGCGGGCCACCTGGCAGCGGATCCGCGTGCACAGCCAGCGCGCCGTCCCAGCACCGCGTAAACCGTTGTACCTGCCACCGGCACAGCCGTTCGCTCCCTTCACGGTGCCGACCAGCGATACGCCGGACGTCAGCATCGTCATTCCGGTCTACAACCACGTCGACCATACCCTGGCCTGCCTGCGCGCCCTGGCCGCGCACCCGCCGTCGGTGCCCTGCGAGATCCTCGTCGTGGACGACGGCAGCAGCGACGCGACGGTGCAGTGGATGCCGCAGATCAGCGGCCTGCGCTACGAAGTGCGCGAGCGCAACGGTGGCTTCATCGAGGCCTGCAACGATGGCGTGTCGCGCACGCGCGGTCGCTACGTGGTGCTGCTCAACAACGATACGGTGCCGCAGCCGGGCTGGCTGGAGGCATTGCTGGACACCTTTGCGACCGTCGCCGATGCCGGCCTGGTCGGCAGCCAGCTGCTGTACCCCGACGGCCGCCTGCAGGAATCGGGCGGGGTGATCTTCGCCGATGGCAGCGGCTGGAGCTACGGCCGTTTCGAAGCGGCCGATGATCCCCGCTTCGCCAGCCTGCGCGACGTCGATTACTGCTCCGGCGCCGCGCTGATGCTGCCCCGCGCACTGTGGCAACAACTGGGCGGCTTCGACACCCGCTACAAGCCGGCCTACTACGAAGACACCGACCTGGCCTTCCGCGTACGTGCGCAGGGCCTGCGCGTGCTGGTGCAGCCGGCCAGCCGGGTGATCCACGATGAAGGCACCAGCAACGGCACCGATACCGGCAGCGGCGTGAAGGCCTACCAGGTACGCAACCAAGGTGTTTTCGCAGCCAGATGGGCGGCTGAACTGGCCTCCCATCCGAAGGTCGGCGCGGTGCCCTCGCCGGCGCTGCTGCTGCGCGGCCGGCGCCAGGTGCTGATCCTCGATGAGGAAGTGCCGCGCCCGGAGCGCGACTCCGGCTCGCTGCGGCAGGTCAACCTGATCCGCCTGCTGTTGCAGGGCGGCGCCCACGTGGTGTTCGTGCCCACCCGGCGCGAACACGGCGGCGTGGCGACCGAAGCACTGCAGCGGATGGGCGTGGAAGTCTGGTACACGCCCTTCCTGGACGGTGTTGCAGGCTGGCTGCGCAGCCACGGCACCCGCTTCAACGTGGTGATGATGGTGCGCCACCACGTCGCCAACGAATGCCTGCCGCTGCTCAAACGCTATGCACCGCAGGCCCGCACCGTGTTCGACACCGTCGACCTGCACTACCTGCGCGAGCGCCGTGGTGCGGAAGTGGCGGGCGATGCTGGCCTGCTGCGCAACGCCGAACGCACCCGCGCCAGCGAACTGGCAGTGATGGACCGGTGCGACATCACCGTGCTGGTCAGCGCCGCCGAGCGCGAACAGCTGCAGGCCGATGCACCCCAGGTGCGGGTGGAGCTGATCTCCAACCTGCATGAGGTTGCCGGCGCGGGCGCGCCGTTCGCGCAGCGCCACGACCTGGTGTTCGTCGGCGGCTTCCGCCATCCGCCGAACCTGGATGCGATGGAGTGGTTCATCGGCGACGTGTTCCCGCGCATCCGCGGTGCGCTGCCGCAGGTGCGCCTGCATTGCATCGGTGCCGGCGCACCTGACACGCTGCAGGCCCTGGCAGCCAACCAGCCGGGCGTAGTGATGCATGGCTTCGTCGAAGACATCGTTCCGTACATGGACGGTGCCCGCATCGCCATCGCGCCGCTGCGTTTCGGCGCTGGCGTGAAGGGCAAGATCAATCTGAGCATGGCCCATGGCCAGCCCGTGGTCGGCACCACCTGCGCGGTGGAAGGCATGCATCTGCGTGCCGGCCAGGATGTGCTGGTGGCCGACGATGCAACGGGCTTTGCCGATGCGGTGGTCCGCCTGTACCAGGACCCCGTTCTCTGGCAGCAGCTGGCCGCCGCTGGCCTGGCCAACGTGGCCGAGCATTTCTCGCTGGATGCCGCGTCGGCGACCGTGCAGCGGGTGTTCTTCGACTAG
- a CDS encoding RelA/SpoT family protein encodes MNRASVPGLDALLNRPSAAVLPAPLRQALRGHWESPDCDPQMRASWSVLGDTLDALAMLSADEGAVVAALLFDLPGLRVHLDTLPLGSHKAAVIGLLDGQDAADPVWALHAGREAGRNSEGLRRLLLAIIRDLRVVPILLARQLARMRAADKLDEEQRRALAQLTRDIHAPLANRLGIWQLKWELEDLAFRHLEPDTYRRIAREVDETRIARERYVENVKKVLSRELGVQGIHAEVSGRPKHIYSIWRKMQKKRLAFDQLYDIRAVRVMVDDVAACYAALGVVHALWAPVPSEFDDYIARPKANDYRSLHTAVVGPEGRTIEVQIRTHDMHAQAELGVAAHWKYKEGGKGAEKSFDRKITWMRQLLEQAQDGQGNELAGALDAELTEDRVYALTPKDEVLDLPQGATPLDFAYQVHTMVGHRCRGAKVNGRIVPLTYRLRSGDRVEILTGKEADPRRDWLMPANGFLASNRSREKVRSWFHKLDRARNVQAGRELLERELKRLGLQHSDLSAAAKKFHADSVDDLYIQVALGDTGPNQVSRSLLEAERAASQPVTPPTLPRPTARRENLGKSKFTVQGVGNLLVQLARCCQPVAGEPIVGYLTRSRGVTVHRADCVALARLAATSPQRILPVEWGQAGGGYEVDVVVEAVDRRWLLKDITNLIAQEDAYVLDIHSDNVRNSGRAHLRLRLKVSDYGQLSNLLGKLDALPGVSEARRLG; translated from the coding sequence GTGAACCGCGCTTCCGTCCCCGGCCTGGATGCCTTGTTGAACCGTCCCTCGGCAGCCGTGCTGCCTGCTCCGCTGCGCCAGGCCCTGCGCGGGCATTGGGAATCGCCGGACTGCGACCCGCAGATGCGTGCCAGCTGGTCGGTGCTGGGCGATACCCTGGACGCGCTGGCGATGCTCTCGGCAGACGAGGGCGCCGTGGTGGCGGCCCTGCTGTTCGATCTGCCCGGCCTGCGCGTCCACCTCGACACACTGCCGTTGGGCAGCCACAAGGCGGCGGTGATCGGCCTGCTCGACGGCCAGGATGCGGCCGACCCGGTGTGGGCCCTGCACGCCGGTCGCGAGGCGGGCCGCAACAGCGAGGGCCTGCGCCGGTTGCTGCTGGCCATCATCCGCGACCTGCGGGTGGTGCCGATCCTGCTGGCCCGGCAGCTGGCGCGCATGCGCGCGGCCGACAAGCTCGATGAGGAGCAGCGCCGCGCGCTGGCCCAGTTGACCCGCGACATCCATGCGCCGCTGGCCAACCGGCTGGGCATCTGGCAACTGAAATGGGAACTGGAAGACCTGGCGTTCCGCCACCTGGAACCGGACACCTACCGGCGCATCGCGCGCGAGGTCGACGAAACGCGTATCGCCCGCGAGCGCTACGTCGAGAACGTGAAGAAGGTGCTGTCGCGCGAACTGGGCGTGCAGGGCATCCACGCCGAGGTCAGTGGCCGACCCAAGCACATCTACAGCATCTGGCGGAAGATGCAGAAGAAGCGCCTGGCCTTCGACCAGCTGTATGACATCCGTGCGGTACGGGTGATGGTCGACGACGTGGCCGCCTGCTACGCCGCGCTCGGGGTGGTGCATGCGCTGTGGGCGCCGGTGCCGAGCGAGTTCGACGATTACATCGCCCGGCCCAAGGCCAACGACTACCGCTCGCTGCACACGGCGGTGGTCGGCCCGGAAGGGCGCACCATCGAAGTGCAGATCCGGACCCACGACATGCACGCACAGGCCGAGCTGGGCGTGGCCGCGCACTGGAAGTACAAGGAGGGAGGCAAGGGCGCGGAGAAGTCGTTCGATCGCAAGATCACCTGGATGCGGCAGCTGCTGGAGCAGGCACAGGACGGGCAGGGCAATGAACTGGCCGGCGCGCTCGATGCCGAGCTGACCGAAGACCGGGTCTACGCGTTGACCCCGAAGGACGAGGTGCTGGACCTGCCGCAGGGTGCCACACCGCTGGATTTTGCCTACCAGGTGCACACCATGGTCGGGCACCGCTGCCGTGGCGCCAAGGTCAACGGCCGCATCGTGCCGTTGACCTACCGGCTGCGCAGCGGTGATCGGGTCGAGATCCTGACCGGCAAGGAGGCCGACCCGCGCCGCGACTGGCTGATGCCGGCCAACGGCTTCCTGGCCAGCAACCGCTCGCGCGAGAAGGTGCGCAGCTGGTTCCACAAGCTGGACCGTGCGCGCAACGTGCAGGCGGGGCGCGAGCTGCTGGAGCGCGAACTGAAACGGCTGGGCCTGCAGCATTCGGACCTGTCCGCGGCGGCGAAGAAATTCCATGCCGACAGTGTCGACGACCTGTACATCCAGGTCGCCCTCGGCGATACCGGCCCCAACCAGGTCAGCCGTTCGCTGCTGGAAGCCGAGCGTGCGGCCAGCCAGCCGGTCACGCCGCCAACCCTGCCGCGGCCGACCGCGCGCCGCGAGAACCTGGGCAAGTCCAAGTTCACCGTACAGGGCGTGGGCAACCTGCTGGTGCAGCTGGCGCGCTGCTGCCAGCCGGTGGCAGGCGAACCGATTGTCGGCTACCTGACCCGTAGCCGGGGTGTCACGGTGCATCGTGCAGACTGCGTCGCACTGGCGCGGCTGGCTGCGACCAGCCCGCAGCGGATCCTGCCGGTGGAATGGGGCCAGGCCGGCGGCGGCTATGAAGTGGACGTGGTGGTCGAGGCAGTTGACCGCCGCTGGCTGCTGAAGGACATCACCAACCTGATCGCACAGGAAGACGCCTACGTGCTGGACATCCACAGCGACAACGTCCGCAACAGCGGCCGCGCGCATCTGCGCCTGCGGCTGAAGGTCAGCGACTACGGCCAGTTGTCGAATCTGCTGGGCAAGCTCGATGCGCTGCCGGGCGTCAGCGAGGCGCGTCGTCTGGGCTGA